The proteins below come from a single Burkholderia contaminans genomic window:
- a CDS encoding alpha/beta fold hydrolase, with product MKDGTTLFYKDWGSGQPIVFHHGWPLSADDWDAQMLFFLAHGYRVIAHDRRGHGRSTQTLSGNEMDTYAADVAALTTALNLRNAIHIGHSTGGGEVTRYVAQHGKGRVAKAVLIGAVPPIMVKSESNPNGTPVEVFDSFRSALLANRAQLYRDVPSGPFYGFNRAGAKVSQGLIDNWFRQGMMGGAKAQYDCIKAFSETDFTADLRRIEVPTLVMHGDDDQVVPIADSALLSSKLLPNATLKVYPGFPHGMASTNPDQINADLLQFIKA from the coding sequence ATGAAGGACGGCACCACACTCTTCTATAAGGATTGGGGAAGCGGTCAGCCGATAGTGTTCCATCATGGATGGCCCCTTTCCGCTGACGACTGGGATGCACAGATGCTGTTTTTCCTCGCCCACGGATACCGGGTGATTGCCCACGATCGACGCGGACACGGGCGTTCGACGCAAACGCTGAGCGGCAACGAGATGGACACTTATGCTGCAGACGTTGCGGCGCTGACTACAGCGTTGAATTTGAGGAACGCGATACATATCGGGCATTCGACCGGAGGCGGCGAGGTCACCCGTTACGTGGCCCAGCACGGCAAGGGCCGGGTGGCGAAGGCCGTCCTCATCGGCGCTGTTCCGCCCATTATGGTAAAGAGCGAGTCGAATCCGAACGGAACGCCGGTCGAGGTCTTCGACTCTTTCCGAAGCGCGCTTCTGGCCAATCGAGCCCAATTGTATCGCGATGTACCTTCTGGTCCGTTCTACGGCTTCAATCGCGCCGGAGCGAAGGTCTCGCAGGGCCTGATCGACAATTGGTTCAGGCAAGGGATGATGGGGGGCGCCAAAGCTCAGTACGACTGTATCAAGGCATTTTCCGAGACCGACTTTACAGCCGACCTCAGACGGATTGAAGTTCCCACGCTGGTCATGCATGGCGACGACGATCAGGTCGTACCCATCGCTGATTCCGCATTGCTTTCATCGAAGTTGCTGCCGAACGCGACGCTCAAAGTGTATCCCGGGTTTCCGCACGGGATGGCATCGACGAATCCCGACCAAATCAATGCGGACCTGCTTCAGTTCATCAAGGCTTGA
- a CDS encoding ATP-binding protein, whose translation MVTLPDSQYEFGKTIVSAHRRELVHGGKRVEIGNRAFDLLLLLLEERGVAVSKNRIMEAVWRGRIVGENALEAQISSLRRALSEDRKAILTVAGRGYQFVGQLREHSTPTPRPIFTGTSPYRGSRKPHIPKYTSRWFGRDIDKKAIASRLETSRLVTLVGAGGVGKTRLAVEAASQLAPGFPDGVCVIQVGSITTPDELPSLVASALIPYVPDGATQLQFPCIEGKHILILLDNCEHLLGPVSEFSERLLEATSTIRLLATSREALRVRNEAIFPVSPLELPPAEDIDNVECYPSVAMLLDRVGDAFVTSDRGAMMAAARICNALDGVPLAIELSAECVPALGFDGVATQLNNRFELLTHGFRTSPPRHKTLRASVDWSYEPLSQSCKKVLNALSVFDEPFTLTAAHRTFSRDAIPELTVTSSIIELVEKSLLTPVPQSNPVAYQLSNTVRAYAHEKLRAGCAKQ comes from the coding sequence ATGGTCACACTACCTGATAGCCAATACGAGTTTGGTAAGACCATCGTCTCGGCTCATCGGCGTGAGTTGGTGCATGGGGGTAAGCGAGTCGAGATCGGAAACAGAGCATTTGACCTGCTGTTGCTATTACTTGAAGAACGCGGTGTCGCGGTCAGCAAGAATAGAATTATGGAGGCGGTGTGGCGCGGGCGTATCGTTGGGGAGAACGCCCTGGAAGCTCAAATTTCGTCGCTGCGGCGTGCGTTGTCTGAAGACCGGAAAGCGATTCTCACCGTCGCAGGGCGAGGGTATCAATTCGTAGGTCAATTGCGCGAACATTCCACCCCGACTCCCAGACCGATCTTCACTGGTACGTCGCCTTATCGTGGCAGCCGGAAGCCGCACATCCCGAAGTACACTTCTCGCTGGTTCGGACGCGACATCGACAAAAAGGCGATTGCCAGTCGACTGGAAACTTCGCGCTTGGTGACGCTGGTAGGCGCGGGCGGTGTCGGAAAAACCAGACTTGCAGTTGAAGCAGCGAGCCAGCTCGCGCCTGGCTTTCCGGACGGCGTGTGCGTTATCCAAGTCGGGTCGATTACCACCCCCGACGAGCTTCCCTCTCTCGTTGCTTCAGCACTCATTCCGTACGTGCCGGACGGTGCGACGCAGCTGCAGTTTCCGTGCATCGAAGGCAAGCACATACTGATTCTGCTCGACAACTGTGAACATCTTCTCGGCCCGGTGTCCGAATTTTCGGAGAGGCTCCTGGAGGCGACGTCAACGATTCGTCTGTTGGCTACAAGTCGTGAGGCACTGCGGGTTCGGAACGAAGCCATTTTTCCGGTTTCCCCTCTCGAGCTGCCTCCTGCCGAAGACATTGACAACGTGGAATGCTATCCCTCTGTGGCCATGCTTCTTGACCGTGTCGGAGACGCATTTGTCACATCCGATCGCGGAGCCATGATGGCCGCTGCGAGAATCTGCAATGCTCTCGATGGAGTACCACTTGCTATCGAGTTGTCCGCGGAATGCGTGCCGGCGTTGGGATTCGATGGCGTCGCTACGCAACTGAATAACCGATTCGAATTGCTCACCCACGGTTTCCGTACTTCTCCACCTCGACACAAGACTCTTCGCGCGTCAGTCGATTGGAGTTACGAACCGCTTTCCCAATCTTGCAAGAAGGTTCTGAATGCACTGAGCGTATTCGACGAACCATTCACCTTGACTGCCGCGCATCGCACGTTCAGTCGCGACGCGATTCCAGAATTGACGGTCACGTCTTCGATAATAGAGCTGGTCGAAAAATCACTGCTGACTCCCGTTCCCCAGTCCAACCCAGTGGCATACCAACTGTCTAACACCGTGCGGGCCTATGCACACGAGAAACTGCGGGCGGGCTGCGCGAAACAATAA
- a CDS encoding catalase yields MSKLTTAFGAPVPDNQNIQTAGPRGPALLQDVWFLEKLAHFDREVIPERRMHAKGSGAFGTFTVTHDVTRYTRAKIFSRIGKTTEMFARFSTVAGERGAADAERDIRGFALKFYTEEGNWDLVGNNTPVFFLRDPLKFPDLNHAIKRDPRTGLRNAESNWDFWTQLPEALHQVTIVMSDRGIPRSYRHMHGFGSHTFSLINASNERFWVKFHMRSEQGIENLTDEEATRIMGSDRESHHRDLYESIEARQFPRWNLYFQVMPESEASAYKVNPFDLTKVWSKKDYPLIEVGYFELNRNAENWFADVEQAAFNPANVVPGISFSPDKMLQGRLFSYGDAQRYRLTVNHFQIPVNAPRASTHTNSYHRDGVLRVDGNQGGTTSYNPNTKGAWLDQPDFSEPPLSIEWAADHWNHRVDDDYYSQPGDLFRLMTAAQQQMLFDNTARAMYGVSRPVRDLHVEHCTKADPAYGAGVSAALAALDAYVSSAVRSEPEVTK; encoded by the coding sequence ATGAGCAAGCTAACGACGGCTTTTGGCGCACCGGTTCCCGACAATCAAAACATTCAGACAGCTGGGCCTCGTGGTCCCGCACTCCTGCAAGATGTTTGGTTTCTCGAAAAGCTGGCTCATTTCGACCGCGAGGTGATCCCTGAGCGTCGCATGCACGCGAAGGGGTCGGGTGCGTTCGGTACCTTTACCGTTACACACGACGTCACACGATACACCCGGGCAAAAATATTCTCGCGCATTGGTAAGACGACGGAGATGTTTGCTCGGTTCTCGACGGTTGCAGGAGAGCGAGGGGCAGCAGACGCCGAGAGAGATATTCGCGGCTTCGCTCTGAAGTTTTATACGGAAGAGGGGAATTGGGATCTGGTCGGAAACAACACACCGGTCTTCTTTTTGAGAGATCCTCTGAAGTTCCCTGACCTCAACCATGCAATCAAGCGCGACCCGCGGACCGGCCTGCGAAATGCCGAAAGCAACTGGGACTTCTGGACGCAACTACCGGAGGCTTTGCACCAGGTCACAATCGTGATGAGCGACCGCGGTATTCCGCGCTCGTACCGCCACATGCATGGCTTTGGTAGCCATACGTTCAGCCTCATCAATGCGAGCAACGAACGGTTCTGGGTGAAGTTCCATATGCGCAGCGAGCAGGGAATCGAAAACCTGACCGACGAGGAAGCTACGCGGATCATGGGTTCCGACCGCGAAAGTCACCACCGCGACCTCTACGAGAGCATCGAGGCGAGACAGTTTCCGAGGTGGAACCTGTACTTCCAGGTAATGCCGGAGAGTGAGGCTTCCGCGTACAAGGTGAATCCGTTCGACCTGACGAAGGTCTGGTCGAAGAAGGACTACCCACTTATCGAGGTAGGGTACTTCGAACTGAACCGTAACGCGGAGAACTGGTTCGCAGACGTAGAGCAGGCTGCCTTCAATCCTGCAAATGTCGTTCCTGGAATCAGCTTTTCTCCGGACAAGATGCTGCAGGGCCGTCTTTTCTCTTATGGCGACGCGCAGCGATACCGACTGACGGTCAACCATTTCCAGATTCCCGTGAACGCTCCGCGTGCGTCGACGCACACCAACAGCTATCACCGTGACGGTGTTCTGCGTGTCGACGGCAATCAGGGGGGCACGACTTCGTACAATCCGAACACGAAGGGAGCATGGCTTGACCAACCGGATTTCAGCGAGCCGCCGCTGTCGATCGAGTGGGCAGCCGACCACTGGAACCATCGAGTCGACGATGACTATTACTCACAGCCCGGCGACCTGTTTCGTTTGATGACGGCGGCGCAGCAGCAGATGCTGTTTGATAACACGGCTCGGGCGATGTACGGCGTATCCAGGCCTGTCCGCGACCTGCACGTCGAGCACTGTACGAAGGCCGACCCGGCATATGGTGCTGGTGTTTCGGCGGCACTCGCAGCGCTCGATGCGTACGTCTCCAGCGCAGTGCGGTCGGAGCCTGAAGTCACCAAGTAA
- a CDS encoding HD domain-containing protein: MTFSVNDVAIPDSKLAREITEIVRETAPPLLFHHSSRVFYFGALAGKHRGLNFDPELLYCGCMFHDMGLTKKHSSSHERFEVDGANAARDFLKRNGIAQSDIDTVWTAIALHTTPGIPQHMSPVIALVTAGVEMDVLGLTYREYSDEERESVVRQHPRTDNFKEDIIQAFYDGIKHKPDTTFGNVKADVIADKDPSFCPGNFCSVIRNSAWSA, from the coding sequence ATGACTTTCAGCGTAAACGACGTTGCTATCCCGGATAGCAAATTGGCTCGGGAAATAACTGAAATTGTGAGGGAAACTGCGCCTCCGCTGCTGTTTCACCACTCGAGCCGAGTGTTCTACTTCGGTGCTCTCGCCGGCAAGCACCGAGGGCTCAACTTCGACCCCGAACTGCTCTATTGTGGTTGCATGTTCCACGACATGGGGTTGACGAAGAAACATAGCAGCAGCCACGAACGTTTCGAAGTGGATGGTGCAAACGCGGCGAGAGACTTCCTGAAGCGTAACGGTATTGCTCAGTCCGATATCGACACGGTCTGGACGGCGATTGCCCTGCATACCACGCCGGGTATCCCACAGCATATGAGCCCGGTCATCGCGCTCGTCACTGCCGGTGTTGAAATGGACGTGCTCGGCTTGACCTATCGGGAGTACAGCGACGAGGAGCGTGAGTCCGTCGTGCGGCAACATCCCCGCACCGACAATTTCAAGGAAGACATCATTCAAGCTTTCTACGATGGAATCAAACACAAACCGGACACTACGTTCGGGAACGTGAAAGCAGATGTCATTGCAGACAAAGACCCAAGCTTTTGTCCAGGTAACTTCTGCAGCGTAATACGCAACTCGGCGTGGTCTGCCTGA
- a CDS encoding alpha/beta fold hydrolase, whose translation MPFVTTKDKVEIFYKDWGPKDAQPIVFHHGWPLSADDWDAQLLFFVQRGYRVVAHDRRGHGRSSQVSEGHDMDHYAADAFAVVEELDLQNAIHIGHSTGGGEVARYVAKHGEPAGRVAKAVLVSAVPPLMLKTESNAEGLPIDVFDGLRAALAANRAQFFVDLPAGPFYGFNRQGATVHQGVIQNWWRQGMMGSAKAHYEGIKAFSETDQTTDLKNISVPTLVLHGEDDQIVPIGDSALKTIKLLKNGTLKTYPGFSHGMLTVNADVLNAELLAFVQG comes from the coding sequence ATGCCGTTCGTCACAACCAAAGATAAAGTAGAAATTTTCTACAAGGATTGGGGGCCGAAGGACGCGCAGCCCATCGTTTTCCATCACGGCTGGCCTCTGTCGGCGGACGATTGGGACGCCCAGTTGCTGTTCTTCGTTCAGCGGGGATATCGTGTAGTGGCACACGACCGCAGAGGTCATGGACGCTCGTCGCAGGTCTCGGAAGGTCACGATATGGACCATTACGCCGCCGACGCGTTCGCCGTCGTGGAAGAACTCGATCTGCAGAACGCCATTCATATCGGCCACTCGACTGGCGGCGGCGAAGTCGCGCGGTACGTCGCCAAGCACGGCGAGCCAGCTGGACGGGTTGCAAAGGCCGTACTGGTCAGTGCTGTTCCGCCTTTGATGCTGAAGACCGAGTCAAATGCAGAGGGACTCCCGATTGATGTGTTCGACGGCCTGCGCGCTGCATTGGCGGCGAACCGAGCACAGTTCTTTGTCGACCTGCCCGCCGGTCCGTTTTATGGGTTCAATCGACAAGGCGCGACGGTGCATCAAGGCGTTATCCAGAATTGGTGGCGTCAAGGAATGATGGGTAGCGCGAAGGCACACTACGAGGGCATCAAGGCGTTTTCCGAGACGGATCAAACAACGGACTTGAAAAACATTTCGGTGCCGACGCTCGTACTTCACGGCGAAGATGACCAAATTGTTCCAATCGGCGACTCCGCGCTGAAGACCATCAAGCTGTTAAAAAACGGAACGCTGAAGACATATCCGGGCTTCTCCCACGGCATGTTGACGGTGAATGCGGACGTCCTCAACGCCGAGTTGCTGGCGTTCGTTCAGGGCTAG